The following coding sequences are from one Ruminococcus flavefaciens AE3010 window:
- a CDS encoding DHH family phosphoesterase encodes MKKKFPAVLMILHVLVLVALIPTYLLIDQSNKVLNVLVLSVVLLILICVIYTIIYSRNSMRRISKMNQHLESSAAEFMNSLPAPVAVIDDSRQFVWYNQIFAEKIGLGQDVYGLELEGFVNIDMNMLEKNGSAICPMNGSIYNVTAEKFDKNDMSFLVLYFHDDTSYYTVKKRMDESHPNVVIINIDNYDDIMQNAKESEKAQASVETEKLIENFMSKTNGFIKKTSSNTFFAILENHHVDEIINGKFKILDAARNIKISGKYPLTFSIGVGQGAASLAESEKIARQCLDMALGRGGDQAVVKTDNGYRFFGGVSNGIEKRSRSKTRIIANALQDLIMNSDNIFIMGHRFGDLDSVGAACGLAGAISLVGKSVYIAVDRTKNLATNLIDIVDEETEGGLFVTPSEAEGMIAQNDLLIIVDTHNKDYIESRVLYEKAKNVVVIDHHRKTVNFIDNAVIFHHEPYASSASEMVTELLEYFNYDGDEKLRTCFADALLSGIMLDTKNFVMRTGVRTFEAAAFLKKMGADTVAVKLLFSNSIDSYRRKTQIVASAKIHNNCAIAAADFKSDDIRLVAPQAADELLGITDVDASFVIYRTGNTLNISARSLGALNVQVIMEQLGGGGHQTMAATQLEGISVEDAVKSLIYAIDECRKNTENSQ; translated from the coding sequence TTGAAAAAGAAATTTCCGGCAGTTCTGATGATTCTCCATGTTTTGGTTCTCGTAGCGCTTATACCAACATATCTGCTGATCGACCAAAGCAACAAGGTGCTGAATGTACTGGTACTGTCCGTAGTCTTATTAATTCTAATCTGTGTTATTTATACTATAATTTATTCCAGAAATTCTATGCGGCGCATTTCAAAAATGAATCAGCATCTTGAAAGCTCTGCTGCTGAATTTATGAATTCGCTCCCCGCTCCTGTGGCAGTTATCGATGACAGCAGACAATTTGTCTGGTATAATCAGATATTCGCCGAAAAAATCGGCTTGGGACAAGATGTGTACGGACTTGAGCTTGAAGGCTTTGTCAATATAGACATGAATATGCTTGAAAAGAACGGTTCTGCCATATGCCCCATGAATGGCTCGATCTATAATGTAACAGCTGAAAAATTCGATAAAAATGATATGTCCTTCCTTGTGCTGTATTTTCATGACGATACAAGCTACTATACAGTCAAAAAGCGTATGGACGAATCTCACCCCAATGTTGTTATAATAAACATCGACAACTATGATGATATAATGCAGAACGCAAAGGAAAGCGAAAAGGCACAGGCTTCTGTTGAGACCGAAAAGCTCATTGAGAATTTTATGAGCAAAACAAACGGCTTCATAAAAAAGACTTCCTCAAATACATTCTTTGCTATCCTTGAAAACCACCATGTTGACGAGATAATAAACGGCAAATTCAAGATACTTGACGCTGCAAGAAACATCAAAATTTCAGGAAAGTATCCCCTCACCTTCTCCATTGGCGTCGGGCAAGGAGCTGCTTCCCTTGCAGAAAGCGAAAAGATCGCCCGTCAGTGCCTTGATATGGCCCTCGGACGAGGCGGCGATCAGGCTGTGGTAAAGACGGACAACGGATACAGATTCTTCGGCGGCGTATCAAACGGCATTGAAAAACGCTCCCGTTCAAAAACAAGGATAATCGCAAATGCACTTCAGGATCTTATAATGAACAGCGATAATATCTTCATTATGGGTCATCGCTTCGGTGATCTTGACTCTGTGGGAGCAGCCTGCGGCCTTGCAGGAGCTATTTCCCTTGTGGGCAAATCTGTTTATATTGCTGTTGATCGTACAAAAAATCTTGCAACAAACCTTATTGATATAGTTGACGAAGAAACAGAAGGCGGTCTTTTTGTCACTCCGTCCGAAGCAGAGGGAATGATCGCACAGAATGATCTGCTAATCATCGTTGATACCCACAATAAGGACTACATTGAAAGCAGAGTCCTCTATGAAAAGGCTAAAAATGTAGTTGTTATCGACCACCATAGAAAAACCGTCAACTTTATAGACAATGCAGTTATCTTCCACCATGAGCCTTATGCTTCATCGGCTTCGGAAATGGTAACCGAGCTTCTTGAATACTTCAATTACGACGGTGACGAGAAGCTGAGGACGTGTTTTGCAGACGCGCTTCTTTCAGGAATCATGCTTGATACCAAGAACTTTGTAATGCGTACAGGTGTCAGGACATTTGAAGCTGCTGCTTTCCTGAAAAAAATGGGAGCAGATACTGTTGCTGTAAAGCTGCTGTTCTCCAATTCTATTGATTCATACAGACGTAAAACTCAGATAGTTGCTTCTGCAAAGATACATAATAACTGTGCTATCGCAGCAGCTGATTTCAAGTCTGACGACATACGCCTTGTAGCACCGCAGGCAGCCGATGAGCTGCTCGGTATCACAGATGTAGATGCTTCCTTTGTAATTTACAGGACAGGAAACACACTGAATATCTCGGCAAGATCACTCGGCGCACTCAATGTACAGGTGATAATGGAACAGCTTGGCGGAGGCGGTCATCAAACAATGGCTGCTACACAGCTGGAAGGAATCTCTGTTGAGGACGCTGTAAAATCACTTATATATGCAATAGACGAATGCCGTAAAAATACGGAAAATTCACAGTAA
- a CDS encoding ribonuclease J, translating to MNEKEKNNAKKSDAPKRTYRRRTSSKEKTTKDNAVKAEASAPAKGRTRSRQPKEVKKTPVKIIPLGGLNEIGKNMTVFECSNDIFILDCGLAFPDADMPGVDIVIPDFTYVERNKEKIRGIVITHGHEDHIGGLAYLLKKINVPVYATRLTIGLIEGKLKEQGLYGKVNLNIVEPKKTVKMGCMAVEFIKVNHSIPDSVGMAIHTPAGVIVHTGDFKVDYSPIDGKIIDLARFGELGSRGVLALMADSTNAERPGYTHSERTVGDSFDKLFQKGEGKRIIIATFSSNIHRVQQIVNCAARYGRKVAVFGRSMVNVINTAIELGYLDAPEGIFIDIEMMNRYESERIVLITTGSQGEPMSALTRMAMNDHKKVNITPMDFIIISATPIPGNEKFVTRVVNELMKSGAEVVYEAMYEVHVSGHACQEELKLMHSLTKPKFFIPVHGEYKHLKKHADLALQLGMPKDNVIIAEIGNVIETDGNTMKVVSQVPAGRVLVDGLGVGDVGSIVLRDRKHLAQDGLIIIVIGIERSSNEIVAGPDIISRGFVYVRESEELMDEAKGLLTDTLANCSASELREWNSLKGKLRDALSDYIYQKTKRSPMILPIIMET from the coding sequence GTGAACGAAAAAGAAAAAAACAACGCTAAGAAGTCTGACGCTCCAAAGAGAACGTACAGAAGAAGAACTTCTTCAAAGGAAAAAACAACAAAAGATAACGCTGTAAAGGCGGAGGCTTCTGCACCGGCAAAGGGCAGAACACGTTCAAGACAGCCTAAGGAAGTAAAAAAGACTCCTGTTAAGATAATCCCGCTTGGCGGACTTAATGAGATAGGCAAGAACATGACCGTATTTGAGTGCTCAAATGATATTTTCATTCTCGACTGCGGACTTGCTTTCCCTGATGCAGATATGCCCGGTGTTGATATTGTTATCCCTGATTTTACCTATGTTGAGCGCAACAAGGAAAAAATAAGAGGTATCGTCATCACTCACGGTCATGAAGACCATATAGGCGGACTTGCATATCTTCTCAAAAAGATAAATGTTCCTGTTTACGCCACAAGACTTACTATCGGTCTTATCGAGGGCAAACTCAAGGAACAGGGACTTTACGGGAAAGTCAACCTCAACATCGTTGAGCCCAAAAAGACAGTAAAAATGGGCTGTATGGCTGTTGAGTTCATCAAGGTCAACCATTCTATCCCCGATTCTGTTGGTATGGCTATCCATACTCCTGCTGGAGTTATAGTTCATACAGGCGATTTCAAGGTAGATTACTCCCCTATTGACGGAAAGATCATCGATCTTGCACGTTTCGGAGAGCTCGGGAGCCGCGGAGTTCTTGCTCTTATGGCTGATTCCACCAACGCCGAGCGCCCCGGATATACTCATTCCGAGAGAACTGTCGGTGATTCATTCGATAAGCTTTTTCAGAAAGGCGAGGGAAAGCGAATCATTATCGCTACTTTCTCCTCAAATATACACCGTGTTCAGCAGATAGTAAACTGCGCTGCAAGATATGGACGTAAAGTCGCTGTATTCGGCAGAAGCATGGTAAATGTAATCAATACAGCTATTGAGTTGGGCTATCTTGACGCTCCTGAGGGCATATTCATCGATATCGAAATGATGAACCGCTATGAGAGCGAGCGTATCGTTCTTATAACTACGGGAAGTCAGGGTGAGCCAATGTCAGCTCTTACAAGAATGGCTATGAACGACCATAAAAAGGTCAATATCACTCCCATGGATTTCATCATTATCTCGGCAACACCTATCCCGGGCAATGAGAAGTTCGTTACAAGAGTTGTAAACGAACTGATGAAATCAGGCGCTGAGGTAGTCTATGAGGCTATGTACGAGGTACATGTTTCGGGACACGCTTGTCAGGAAGAGCTCAAACTCATGCATTCTCTTACAAAGCCTAAGTTCTTTATCCCTGTTCACGGCGAGTACAAGCATCTAAAAAAGCATGCGGACCTTGCTCTGCAGCTGGGAATGCCAAAGGATAATGTAATTATTGCAGAAATAGGCAACGTTATTGAGACCGATGGAAATACAATGAAAGTCGTATCACAGGTGCCTGCGGGAAGAGTTCTCGTTGACGGCCTTGGTGTCGGAGATGTAGGCTCTATAGTTCTCCGTGACAGAAAGCACCTTGCTCAGGACGGACTTATTATTATCGTTATAGGAATTGAGAGAAGCAGCAATGAGATCGTTGCAGGTCCTGATATCATATCCAGAGGATTTGTATATGTCCGTGAATCAGAGGAACTTATGGACGAGGCAAAGGGTCTTCTTACCGATACTCTTGCAAATTGCTCCGCAAGTGAGCTCAGAGAATGGAATTCACTTAAAGGCAAGCTTCGTGACGCACTTTCCGACTATATTTATCAAAAGACAAAGCGCAGTCCTATGATTCTTCCTATTATCATGGAAACATGA